A section of the Falco biarmicus isolate bFalBia1 chromosome 3, bFalBia1.pri, whole genome shotgun sequence genome encodes:
- the LOC130145718 gene encoding F-box only protein 6-like, which produces MARPRHQGSPRPYRRSPLPPAPPQGAPGPRLPRALMSVTAGPGPADKGQGRRGRGGEGPAPGPAPPPARPRPASCAAPPRPLRKGRRSHPCPESAAGRAQVGRGAGGARPRPGGGRCAVPRSLAQTLLVSRNRRCPGVPGAAAVGAMTTICDLPEDVLVELLSLLPARDLLRTCRLVCAQWRAVVDLTTLWKRKCQREGFYLQNLDRSISDWKIFYILCSLKRNLIKNPCAEENFQHWKLDKNEGDKWKIEHLPGPHGKEMPGSKVHKYFVTSYGPCFKSQLITLQKEGYWNQLMDEKRPEIVVKDWYAARFDCGCRYELTVRLLSEDYIVLEEFRPEPVVIEQWNDAAWREISHTFQNYPAGVRYIWFQHGGQDTQFWAGWYGIRVTNSSITIGPLTLL; this is translated from the exons ATGGCACGGCCCCGCCACCAGGGCAGCCCCCGTCCCTACCGacgctcccccctgccccccgccccgccgcaggGAGCCCCCGGGCCGCGCTTACCTCGGGCGCTGATGTCGGTGACGGCTGGGCCGGGCCCCGCTGATAAAGGGCagggccggcgggggcgggggggggaaggccCCGCCCctggccccgccccgcctcctGCGCGACCCCGCCCCGCCTCctgcgcggccccgccccgcccgctgCGGAAGGGCCGCCGCTCACATCCGTGTCCGGAGTCCGCCGCGGGCCGAGCCCaggtggggcggggggcggggggggcacgGCCCCGTcccggcggggggcggtgcgCGGTCCCGCGGTCCCTCGCGCAAACGCTGCTTGTCTCCCGCAACCGTCGGTGCCCCGGGGTCCCCGGCGCGGCGGCTGTCGGGGCCATGACGACCATCTGCGACCTGCCCGAGGACGTGCTGGTGGAGCTGCTGTCGCTGCTGCCGGCCCGGGACCTGCTCCGCACCTGCAGGCTGGTCTGCGCGCagtggcgggccgtggtggacctGACCACCCTGTGGAAGCGCAAGTGCCAGCGCGAGGGCTTCTACCTTCAGAATCTGGACAGAAGCATCTCCGACTGGAAGATCTTCTATATTCTCTGCAGCTTGAAGAGGAACTTAATCAAAAACCCCTGTGCTGAAg AGAACTTTCAGCACTGGAAACTTGACAAGAATGAAGGAGATAAATGGAAGATTGAGCATCTGCCTGGACCTCATGGAAAAGAGATGCCAGGCTCCAAAGTACACAAATACTTTGTCACTTCATATGG GCCATGCTTCAAATCTCAACTCATTACCCTGCAGAAAGAAGGATACTGGAATCAGTTGATGGATGAGAAACGGCCTGAAATTGTAGTCAAGGACTG GTATGCTGCCAGATTTGACTGCGGGTGTCGCTATGAGCTTACAGTGAGGCTGCTCTCTGAAGACTACATTGTCCTTGAGGAGTTCCGCCCTGAGCCAGTGGTTATAGAGCAGTGGAATGATGCAGCATGGAGAGAG aTTTCTCACACCTTCCAGAATTACCCAGCTGGAGTACGTTACATCTGGTTTCAGCACGGAGGCCAAGACACCCAGTTCTGGGCAGGATGGTACGGGATCCGAGTGACAAACAGCAGCATCACCATTGGGCCCCTGACATTGTTATGA
- the MAD2L2 gene encoding mitotic spindle assembly checkpoint protein MAD2B: MTTLTRQDLNFGQVVADVLSEFLEVAVHLILYVREVYPIGIFQKRKKYNVPVQMSCHPELNQYIQDTLHCVKPLLEKNDVEKVVVVILDKEHHPVERFVFEITQPPLLSISSESLLSHVEQLLRAFILKISVCDAVLDNNPPGCTFTVLVHTREAATRNMEKIQVIKDFPWILADEQDVHMHEPRLIPLKTMTSDILKMQLYVEERAHKGT, translated from the exons ATGACCACTCTCACGCGGCAGGACCTTAACTTTGGGCAAG tggttGCAGATGTTCTTTCAGAATTTCTGGAAGTCGCTGTGCACCTTATCTTATATGTCAGAGAAGTTTACCCTATTGGGAtctttcagaagaggaaaaaatacaatgtaCCTGTCCAG ATGTCCTGCCACCCGGAGCTGAACCAGTACATCCAGGACACGCTGCACTGTGTGAAGCCACTGCTCGAGAAG AATGACGTGGAGAAAGTTGTAGTTGTAATCCTGGATAAAGAGCACCACCCTGTGGAGAGATTTGTCTTTGAGATCACCCAGCCACCCCTCCTTTCCATTAG TTCAGAGTCCCTGCTGTCCCATGTGGAGCAGCTACTGCGTGCCTTCATCCTGAAGATCAGCGTGTGCGATGCTGTGCTTGACAACAACCCCCCAG GTTGCACCTTCACGGTTCTGGTTCACACACGGGAGGCTGCCACACGGAACATGGAGAAGATCCAGGTGATAAAG GATTTCCCGTGGATCCTCGCTGATGAACAAGACGTGCACATGCATGAACCCCGGCTTATTCCCCTGAAAACAATGACATCTGATATCTTAAAG ATGCAGCTATATGTAGAAGAGCGAGCCCACAAAGGCACTTGA
- the FBXO2 gene encoding F-box only protein 2 has translation MESLPEAVLIRILASIPAVDLVLVCRLVCCQWKNLVDGAALWILKCQQEGLTGAESQEDAENWQNFYFLSKKRKNLIKNPCGEEDLQHWGEVENGGDGWKIEELPGDFGKEFPSEEVHKYFVTSYEWCRKAQVIDLKAEGYWEELMDTTQPKVVVKDWYAGRSDAGCLYELCVKLLSENEDVLAEYKSETISIPQDNDANWTEISHTFSNYGPGVRFVRFEHGGQDTLFWKGWYGVRVTNSSVTVEP, from the exons ATGGAGTCCCTCCCTGAAGCAGTCCTGATCAGAATTCTGGCTTCCATACCTGCGGTGGATTTGGTGCTGGTGTGCCGCCTGGTCTGCTGCCAGTGGAAGAACCTGGTCGATGGAGCTGCACTTTGGATTCTGAAGTGTCAGCAGGAAGGCCTCACTGGAGCAGAGTCACAGGAGGATGCAGAGAACTGGCAAAACTTCTACTTCCTGAGTAAGAAGAGGAAGAATCTCATCAAGAACCCTTGTGGTGAAG AAGacctgcagcactggggagaGGTAGAGAATGGAGGCGATGGCTGGAAAATTGAAGAGCTCCCTGGGGACTTTGGAAAAGAATTCCCTAGTGAAGAAGTCCATAAATACTTTGTTACATCTTATGA GTGGTGTCGAAAGGCGCAGGTCATCGACCTTAAGGCTGAGGGCTACTGGGAAGAGCTGATGGATACAACCCAGCCTAAAGTTGTGGTAAAAGACTG GTACGCGGGACGCAGTGATGCTGGCTGCCTCTATGAGCTCTGTGTGAAGCTGCTCTCGGAGAATGAGGATGTTCTGGCAGAGTACAAAAGTGAGACCATTTCCATCCCACAGGACAACGATGCCAACTGGACTGAG ATCTCTCACACCTTTTCCAACTATGGGCCTGGGGTCCGCTTTGTCCGCTTTGAACACGGCGGCCAGGACACGCTGTTCTGGAAGGGATGGTATGGCGTACGTGTTACCAACAGCAGCGTGACTGTGGAGCCATAG